One window of the Niallia circulans genome contains the following:
- a CDS encoding LysR family transcriptional regulator — translation MFFLDYHLLTFVTVAEKLNFTRAAESLHITQSAVTLSIKALEKKYNITFLDRTNKYVKLTKAGELFYFHAKKILSEYKEVNNLIEHLSEKESRPLTIGSSFTFGEYLLPKIMANNVRINNNQEKPMISIRNSNRIVDQLLRGEIDLGIIDSPLKAHPHLSITPFKEDELVIIVSKNHRFAHQTFVELSDLYEETWILREEGSGTRQIINQFFQNQAFSPPMIRSFGSIQIIKESIEADLGISILSKYAIQKEFSMGSLKILRIKNRPITRYFSYITPEFSFKQHAVSPLIKELTKENKRLYRNINLGE, via the coding sequence GTGTTTTTTTTGGATTATCATCTCTTAACCTTTGTAACAGTTGCTGAAAAACTGAATTTTACGAGAGCCGCAGAAAGCTTACATATTACGCAATCAGCAGTAACTCTTTCTATTAAAGCCTTGGAAAAAAAGTATAATATTACCTTTTTAGACAGAACGAATAAGTATGTAAAGCTAACAAAAGCAGGCGAACTATTTTATTTTCATGCTAAGAAAATTTTATCGGAATACAAGGAAGTAAATAATTTAATTGAACACCTTTCCGAAAAAGAAAGCCGTCCTCTCACCATCGGTTCAAGCTTTACATTTGGAGAGTATTTACTGCCAAAAATAATGGCTAACAATGTTAGAATCAATAATAACCAAGAGAAACCAATGATAAGTATTAGAAATTCGAACCGTATTGTTGATCAACTTTTACGTGGAGAAATTGATTTAGGTATCATTGATAGTCCTTTAAAAGCACACCCTCACCTATCCATTACACCTTTTAAAGAAGATGAATTAGTAATCATCGTCAGTAAAAATCATCGATTTGCCCATCAAACATTCGTGGAATTAAGCGATTTATATGAGGAAACTTGGATCCTAAGGGAAGAGGGGTCCGGTACGAGGCAGATTATTAATCAGTTTTTTCAAAACCAGGCATTCTCCCCGCCAATGATTCGGTCATTTGGGAGCATACAGATTATTAAAGAATCAATCGAAGCTGATTTAGGCATTTCTATTCTCTCTAAATACGCTATCCAAAAAGAATTTTCCATGGGAAGTCTAAAAATATTACGGATCAAAAATAGGCCAATTACCAGATATTTTTCCTATATCACTCCAGAATTTTCTTTTAAACAACATGCAGTATCTCCGCTAATCAAGGAGCTGACGAAAGAAAATAAACGATTATATCGAAACATAAATTTAGGAGAGTAA
- the trpA gene encoding tryptophan synthase subunit alpha, which yields MITIEAAFKATLDKGDKAFVPYIMAGDGGLETLKEKVLFLEEAGATAIELGIPFSDPVADGPIIQAAGIRSLQAGTTLKGVLETIQSFRELTNIPLVIMTYLNPILAYGVENFFQDCEKAAINGLIVPDLPVEEEALLEEVAAKHCVEIIRLVTLTSPLDRIENIAKKGNGFLYAVTVTGITGSRTSFQAHLGTHLLKVKEVSPIPVLAGFGISSPEHVVSMTEYCDGVIVGSKIVQLFSENKLEEIKALIAASKKGNTLPAI from the coding sequence ATGATTACAATTGAAGCAGCCTTTAAAGCGACACTTGATAAAGGGGATAAAGCTTTTGTTCCATATATTATGGCTGGAGATGGAGGACTGGAAACATTAAAGGAGAAAGTACTTTTTCTTGAAGAAGCAGGCGCAACAGCAATTGAGCTTGGCATTCCTTTTTCTGATCCAGTTGCGGATGGACCGATTATTCAAGCAGCAGGGATTCGTTCTCTTCAAGCGGGCACTACTCTTAAAGGGGTATTAGAAACTATACAGTCGTTTAGAGAGCTAACGAATATCCCGCTTGTTATCATGACTTATTTAAACCCTATTTTAGCCTATGGCGTGGAGAATTTTTTTCAGGATTGTGAAAAAGCTGCGATTAATGGATTAATCGTACCTGACTTGCCTGTTGAAGAAGAAGCATTACTAGAGGAAGTAGCAGCAAAACATTGTGTTGAAATTATTCGATTAGTAACCTTAACAAGCCCATTAGATCGCATCGAAAATATTGCCAAAAAAGGGAATGGCTTTTTATATGCTGTAACTGTTACCGGTATAACAGGGTCTCGAACAAGCTTCCAAGCTCATTTAGGTACCCATTTATTAAAGGTCAAGGAAGTTAGTCCTATCCCTGTTCTTGCTGGATTCGGAATATCTTCTCCTGAACATGTTGTCAGCATGACTGAGTATTGTGATGGTGTCATTGTAGGAAGTAAAATTGTACAACTATTTTCTGAAAATAAACTGGAGGAAATAAAAGCATTAATAGCAGCTAGCAAAAAAGGGAATACATTACCCGCTATTTAA
- the trpB gene encoding tryptophan synthase subunit beta — MTETYVYPDNRGHFGRYGGRYVPETLMLAVTELEAEYKKAQEDPAFHEELNNLLKDYVGRETPLYYAENLTKYAGGAKIYLKREDLNHTGAHKINNSLGQALLAKRMGKKKVVAETGAGQHGVATATACALLNLECTIFMGEEDIRRQKLNVFRMELLGAKVVSVTSGSATLKDACNEALRYWVTNVIDTHYILGSVMGPHPFPMMVRDFQSVIGKEAKKQYIEKIGRLPEAIVACIGGGSNAMGIFYPFIEEESVALHGVEASGHGLDTDKHAASLSKGKPGVLHGSYMYLLQNEDGQIQEAHSISAGLDYPGIGPEHSFLHDIGRANYESVTDDEAFEALQLLCKIEGIIPALESAHAISYAVKLAAKMDKEEGIIVCLSGRGDKDVNTVMERMGE, encoded by the coding sequence ATGACAGAAACTTATGTTTATCCAGATAATAGAGGCCATTTTGGAAGGTATGGAGGTAGATATGTTCCGGAAACTCTGATGCTGGCAGTGACAGAGCTTGAAGCGGAATATAAAAAGGCACAAGAAGACCCTGCTTTTCATGAAGAATTAAATAATCTCTTAAAGGATTATGTAGGCAGAGAAACACCGCTATATTATGCAGAAAATCTTACAAAATATGCTGGCGGTGCAAAAATCTATTTGAAAAGAGAGGATCTAAATCATACTGGTGCTCATAAAATTAACAACTCTCTTGGGCAAGCACTTCTTGCAAAAAGAATGGGCAAAAAGAAAGTTGTTGCAGAAACAGGAGCAGGCCAACATGGAGTAGCAACGGCGACAGCATGTGCCTTATTAAATTTAGAATGTACGATTTTCATGGGAGAAGAGGACATTCGAAGACAGAAATTAAATGTCTTTCGAATGGAGTTATTAGGCGCAAAGGTTGTTAGTGTTACATCCGGAAGTGCTACCTTAAAAGATGCGTGTAATGAAGCCTTACGTTATTGGGTAACAAATGTGATAGATACTCATTATATTCTTGGGTCAGTTATGGGACCACACCCATTTCCGATGATGGTACGTGACTTTCAAAGTGTTATTGGTAAAGAAGCGAAAAAACAATACATCGAAAAAATTGGCAGGCTACCTGAGGCGATTGTGGCATGTATTGGCGGCGGCAGTAACGCAATGGGAATATTTTATCCATTTATTGAAGAGGAAAGTGTCGCTTTACATGGAGTAGAGGCTTCAGGACATGGCCTTGATACAGATAAACATGCTGCATCATTGTCGAAAGGAAAACCAGGTGTTTTACATGGTTCATATATGTACTTATTACAAAATGAAGACGGTCAAATCCAAGAGGCACACTCTATTTCAGCTGGTTTAGATTATCCTGGTATCGGTCCTGAACATAGCTTTCTACATGATATCGGACGTGCTAACTATGAATCTGTTACAGATGACGAAGCCTTTGAAGCACTACAATTACTATGTAAGATCGAAGGAATTATCCCTGCTTTAGAAAGTGCGCATGCCATTAGTTATGCAGTAAAACTTGCAGCGAAGATGGATAAAGAGGAAGGCATTATTGTTTGTTTATCTGGTAGAGGAGATAAGGATGTAAATACAGTTATGGAAAGAATGGGGGAGTAA
- a CDS encoding phosphoribosylanthranilate isomerase — MNVKICGITTIEAAACAVSYGASAIGFVFANSKRKISEEEAKDIIATLPKDLMKVGVFVNESKENIMKIVNVTGINVIQLHGDETAEFAASFSLPIIKAFSISTPEDLKQVAAYPCDYALLDSPRGKYHGGNGIAFDWNLIKDYDFGNKKVILAGGLNENNLTEALETTHPFMVDVSSGVETDGKKDLEKIRVFLELAKTVQI, encoded by the coding sequence ATGAATGTAAAAATTTGCGGAATTACAACAATAGAAGCAGCAGCATGTGCTGTTAGCTATGGTGCAAGTGCAATCGGTTTTGTATTTGCAAATAGTAAAAGAAAAATAAGCGAAGAAGAGGCTAAGGATATTATCGCTACTCTTCCTAAAGATTTAATGAAGGTAGGCGTTTTTGTCAATGAGTCCAAAGAAAATATAATGAAAATTGTGAATGTTACAGGCATCAATGTAATTCAGCTTCATGGTGATGAAACGGCAGAATTCGCAGCAAGTTTTTCCTTGCCAATCATTAAAGCATTTAGTATTTCCACGCCAGAGGATTTAAAACAAGTGGCAGCATATCCTTGTGACTATGCACTACTTGATAGCCCGAGAGGAAAGTATCATGGCGGAAATGGAATAGCGTTTGATTGGAATTTGATAAAGGATTATGACTTTGGCAATAAGAAAGTTATTCTTGCCGGCGGTCTAAACGAAAATAATCTTACGGAAGCATTAGAAACCACCCATCCATTTATGGTCGATGTAAGCAGCGGCGTGGAGACAGATGGCAAGAAAGATTTAGAAAAAATAAGAGTTTTTTTAGAATTAGCAAAAACTGTTCAAATTTAA
- the trpC gene encoding indole-3-glycerol phosphate synthase TrpC, whose amino-acid sequence MTTILDKIITKKRETIADLYERKEVLHTKKHSFKKRSFIEKLKDAEKLAIIAEFKRASPSKGDINIDKDPKEQTKMYEIYGADAISVLTDTPFFKGTYEDLAEVRDTVNLPILCKDFIVDKIQIDFAKYYGADIILLIAAALKDNELHELYTYATEIGLEVLLEVHNEEELERALKTKAQLIGVNNRNLKTFEVTLDTTEKLAGKIKESGRYMISESGISTYTDIQKVSASGANAILVGESFMKAADLETKMKEMKVSIRAEIE is encoded by the coding sequence GTGACAACCATATTAGATAAAATTATTACAAAAAAAAGAGAAACAATTGCTGACCTTTATGAGAGAAAAGAAGTACTGCATACGAAAAAGCATTCTTTTAAAAAAAGATCCTTTATAGAGAAACTGAAGGATGCGGAAAAGTTAGCAATTATAGCTGAGTTTAAACGGGCATCCCCATCAAAAGGGGATATAAATATCGATAAAGATCCGAAGGAACAGACGAAAATGTATGAAATATATGGTGCAGATGCCATTTCTGTTTTAACGGATACCCCATTTTTTAAAGGCACATATGAGGATTTGGCGGAAGTAAGAGATACAGTAAATCTGCCGATTCTCTGCAAGGATTTTATCGTCGATAAAATCCAAATTGATTTTGCGAAATATTATGGAGCGGACATTATCCTATTAATTGCTGCAGCTTTAAAAGATAATGAACTTCATGAGTTATATACGTATGCAACAGAAATTGGTCTGGAAGTGTTATTAGAGGTTCACAATGAAGAAGAGCTAGAAAGAGCTTTGAAGACAAAGGCGCAATTAATTGGGGTCAATAATCGGAATTTAAAAACATTTGAAGTAACATTAGATACTACCGAGAAACTGGCAGGGAAAATTAAAGAAAGTGGCAGGTATATGATTAGTGAAAGTGGCATCTCCACATATACAGATATCCAAAAAGTTAGTGCAAGCGGAGCAAATGCTATTTTAGTAGGGGAAAGTTTTATGAAAGCAGCGGATCTTGAAACAAAAATGAAAGAAATGAAAGTGTCTATAAGGGCGGAGATAGAATGA
- the trpD gene encoding anthranilate phosphoribosyltransferase gives MKQYVEKIMANESLTETEMEGAADLLFSDDITDTEIAAFMTSLKMKGETVEEIVGIVKAVRKQTLSFAEPVSGCIDNCGTGGDKSQSFNISSTSAFVLAGAGIPVAKHGNRSISSKTGSADVLEELGIKLNITPEQNMQQLEEVGITFLFAQHVQPKMGRIMKVRRELRLPTIFNLIGPLTNPISLESQVLGIYRSDLLLTFAESLRKLGRKRAVVLNGAGGMDEASLQGDNQLVILQNGRIEKIVLTPDDVNLPYYTNEQIRGGDAKENAAILLKVLKGEKGAYRDTILLNAGIGIYTAGRAESIGEGVHIAKESIDSGAALYKLNQLVEVSKELEGAGI, from the coding sequence ATGAAACAATATGTGGAGAAAATCATGGCTAATGAATCATTAACTGAAACAGAAATGGAAGGGGCCGCTGATCTTCTTTTTTCTGATGACATTACCGATACAGAAATTGCTGCTTTTATGACAAGTTTAAAAATGAAGGGAGAAACAGTGGAAGAGATCGTGGGTATTGTAAAAGCCGTTCGTAAACAAACATTGTCTTTTGCTGAGCCTGTCAGTGGATGTATCGATAATTGTGGAACAGGTGGAGACAAATCACAAAGCTTCAATATTAGCAGCACGTCGGCATTTGTGTTAGCTGGAGCTGGAATTCCTGTCGCTAAACACGGAAATCGCAGTATTTCTAGTAAGACGGGAAGTGCAGATGTATTAGAAGAGCTTGGCATTAAGCTAAATATCACTCCAGAACAAAACATGCAGCAATTAGAAGAAGTTGGGATCACTTTCTTGTTCGCGCAACATGTGCAGCCGAAAATGGGGAGAATTATGAAGGTTCGCCGAGAATTAAGACTTCCAACTATATTCAATCTAATTGGTCCATTAACCAACCCAATTTCTTTGGAAAGCCAGGTGTTAGGGATATACAGAAGTGATTTATTGCTTACCTTTGCGGAAAGCTTACGGAAACTTGGTAGAAAACGAGCAGTTGTATTAAATGGAGCAGGTGGAATGGATGAAGCTTCCCTGCAAGGCGATAATCAGCTTGTCATTTTACAAAATGGAAGAATAGAGAAAATCGTCCTTACTCCAGATGATGTTAATCTGCCATATTATACAAATGAACAAATACGTGGAGGCGATGCTAAGGAAAACGCAGCTATTTTATTAAAAGTGTTGAAAGGAGAAAAAGGTGCATATCGAGATACAATCCTATTAAACGCTGGCATTGGTATCTATACAGCTGGAAGAGCGGAAAGTATTGGAGAGGGAGTCCATATAGCAAAGGAAAGCATTGACTCTGGAGCCGCACTTTATAAGTTAAACCAATTAGTAGAGGTTAGTAAAGAATTGGAAGGGGCAGGGATTTAA
- a CDS encoding anthranilate synthase component II: protein MILLVDNYDSFTYNLFQYLGELGEEIKVVRNDEITVEGIRTLNPHGIVLSPGPGRPENAGILIELIQSLYQEYPILGICLGHQAIGYAFGSEIVKAVNVMHGKTSTLRVTGHPFFHAMEEPIEVMRYHSLVIKKGTLTKEFEVLASSTDDHEIMAIKHKDYPLYGYQFHPESIGTESGKQFLQNFINETREEVQR, encoded by the coding sequence ATGATTTTATTAGTCGATAATTATGATTCTTTTACGTATAACTTATTTCAATATTTAGGGGAGCTGGGAGAAGAGATAAAGGTTGTTCGAAATGATGAAATAACTGTAGAGGGAATTCGGACATTAAATCCTCATGGAATTGTTTTGTCTCCTGGACCAGGCAGGCCAGAAAATGCAGGCATCTTAATCGAACTTATCCAATCCCTTTATCAAGAATATCCAATTTTAGGGATTTGCTTAGGGCATCAGGCAATTGGATATGCCTTCGGTTCTGAGATAGTAAAGGCAGTAAATGTCATGCATGGAAAGACATCGACTTTACGAGTTACTGGTCATCCCTTTTTTCATGCTATGGAGGAACCGATTGAAGTGATGCGTTATCACTCTCTTGTTATTAAAAAAGGTACATTAACGAAGGAATTTGAGGTTTTGGCTAGTTCAACAGATGACCATGAAATTATGGCGATCAAACATAAAGATTATCCGTTGTATGGCTATCAATTCCATCCAGAATCGATTGGGACCGAGAGCGGCAAGCAATTTTTGCAAAATTTTATCAATGAAACTCGAGAGGAAGTGCAGAGATGA
- the trpE gene encoding anthranilate synthase component I, producing the protein MENSILLIDEIQGDTLTPISIYQRLSGKKKFLLESSLKHEDSGRFSIIGCDPTFEVIGKGLETTIVEGEKREQRKGRALDFINEFLPENKATLPFQLPVNAGAFGYVGYDNIRLYENIGPEAKDEIGIPDVHLMFFEDLVIFDHSELKVYLIASPLKHTTTEKELKFRLQIRKLEITAPYKEDSPEVKVTPFQASISKEQFMEKVKKAKQYILEGDIFQVVPSQRMTAEIEGSPFSYYRKLRIKNQSPYMYFFDFEDYAVLGSSPESLIKAVNGKVITNPIAGTRPRGKTKEEDSQLEQDLLLDEKELAEHKMLVDLARNDVGKVSNFGSISIDKYIKVEKFKHVMHLVSEVSGELKKDYSCVDALISCLPAGTVSGAPKIRAMQIINELEGTKRGIYSGAVGYFSQNGNMDFALAIRTMVIKGKKAFIQAGAGIVHDSIPEKEYEETIHKLKLFLEGQHDFISR; encoded by the coding sequence ATGGAAAATAGCATTTTGTTAATCGATGAAATCCAAGGAGATACACTGACACCCATTAGTATTTATCAAAGATTGTCTGGAAAAAAGAAATTTTTGCTCGAAAGCTCATTAAAACATGAAGATTCTGGAAGATTTTCTATCATTGGCTGCGATCCAACCTTTGAAGTTATAGGGAAAGGATTGGAAACAACTATTGTGGAAGGGGAAAAGCGAGAACAAAGAAAAGGAAGAGCACTCGATTTTATTAACGAATTTTTACCTGAAAACAAAGCGACGCTTCCCTTTCAACTACCAGTTAATGCGGGAGCATTTGGATATGTTGGGTATGACAATATCAGACTATATGAAAACATTGGCCCAGAAGCAAAGGATGAAATCGGGATTCCAGATGTGCATCTAATGTTTTTTGAAGATTTGGTAATTTTTGATCATTCAGAACTTAAAGTTTATTTAATTGCTAGCCCATTAAAGCACACAACAACGGAAAAAGAGTTAAAGTTCCGCCTTCAGATAAGAAAGTTAGAGATTACTGCACCATATAAAGAAGATTCACCTGAAGTAAAGGTAACTCCCTTTCAAGCAAGTATATCAAAAGAACAATTTATGGAGAAAGTGAAGAAAGCAAAACAATATATTTTAGAAGGAGACATCTTTCAAGTAGTTCCATCGCAGAGAATGACAGCTGAGATAGAAGGATCACCATTTTCTTATTATCGTAAATTGCGTATCAAAAATCAGTCCCCTTATATGTATTTCTTTGATTTTGAAGATTATGCAGTGCTCGGAAGTTCTCCTGAGAGCTTAATTAAAGCCGTAAATGGCAAAGTCATTACCAATCCTATTGCAGGTACAAGACCAAGAGGTAAGACGAAGGAAGAAGATAGCCAGTTAGAACAAGATTTACTATTGGATGAAAAAGAATTGGCGGAACATAAAATGCTTGTTGACTTAGCAAGGAATGATGTTGGGAAAGTGAGTAATTTTGGCAGTATTTCGATAGATAAATATATAAAAGTAGAAAAGTTTAAGCATGTTATGCACCTCGTATCGGAAGTAAGTGGAGAATTAAAGAAGGATTACTCGTGTGTAGATGCTTTAATTTCTTGCTTGCCTGCGGGAACAGTGTCAGGTGCACCTAAAATTAGGGCAATGCAAATTATAAATGAATTAGAAGGAACAAAACGAGGTATTTATTCTGGAGCTGTTGGCTATTTTTCCCAAAATGGGAATATGGACTTTGCTTTAGCAATTCGCACGATGGTTATTAAAGGCAAAAAGGCATTCATTCAAGCTGGAGCAGGAATTGTTCATGACTCTATTCCAGAAAAGGAATATGAAGAAACAATCCATAAATTAAAATTATTTTTGGAGGGACAACATGATTTTATTAGTCGATAA
- a CDS encoding MOSC domain-containing protein — protein MGKIITLSIGKEKTFIWKNKSISSAIGKEKVSEVSLTFDGFVGDGVANPAFHGGKERAVCYYPFEHYKKWEDEFKTKINPPALGENICGTEFTEKNTYIGDIFSLGNAIVQVTQGRVPCSTISKYNQIDPFLSRIVETCYTGYFLKVLEEGVVSEHSTMELIERPQNKISVWDATKVMLLDRTNKEAMLSILQIDELAEDWKNRYRKALQKVK, from the coding sequence GTGGGGAAAATTATCACACTTAGTATTGGGAAGGAAAAAACATTTATATGGAAAAATAAAAGTATTTCTTCCGCGATTGGCAAAGAAAAAGTGAGTGAAGTCAGTCTAACATTTGATGGTTTTGTAGGCGATGGTGTTGCTAATCCAGCATTTCATGGTGGCAAGGAAAGGGCTGTCTGTTATTATCCTTTTGAACATTATAAAAAATGGGAAGACGAATTTAAAACAAAAATAAATCCTCCGGCGTTGGGGGAAAATATATGCGGAACGGAATTCACAGAAAAAAATACATATATTGGGGACATTTTTTCTTTAGGAAATGCTATTGTTCAGGTAACACAAGGAAGAGTACCATGTTCAACCATTTCAAAATATAATCAGATTGATCCATTTTTAAGTAGAATTGTGGAAACTTGTTATACCGGCTATTTTTTAAAGGTATTAGAAGAAGGCGTAGTCAGCGAACATTCTACGATGGAGCTAATAGAACGTCCGCAGAACAAGATATCAGTTTGGGACGCAACAAAAGTAATGCTTCTTGATCGTACAAATAAAGAAGCAATGCTTTCCATCCTGCAAATTGACGAATTAGCAGAAGATTGGAAGAATCGCTATAGAAAGGCACTTCAAAAAGTAAAATAA
- a CDS encoding MFS transporter, translating into MDHVNDDKNIVNLTNKAQKTAKKQNVKVSKMAIFSLSSIPLVMTLGNSMLIPVLPSIEKKLDISSFQVSMIITVYSVLAIILIPVAGYLSDRIGRKRVIIPSLIIAGVGGVISGLAAWLMDNSYWIILIGRALQGVGAAGAFPIVLPLVGDLFKDEEQVSSTLGVIETANTFGKVLSPILGAFLAGFIWFIPFMSIPVFCLVSIVLILIFVKSPKSKEKPAPFKEFIQHTKETMHKDKKWLYAIFFIGVIVMFVLFAEMFYLSDILEKKYHIKNVKKGLYLAIPLGALCLTSYITGKKIKKDKNLMRWITFIGLLAIIIGTIALNFSDNMWFIILFLTVAGIGIGASLPPLDALITEGIEKKERGTITSIYSSMRFIGVAAGPPIMAILMKHIDHLQFYLLSAITLIAAIAAFFRLKYVDGQEEKKEKKINQ; encoded by the coding sequence ATGGATCATGTAAATGATGATAAAAACATAGTAAACCTTACAAACAAAGCACAAAAGACAGCGAAGAAGCAAAATGTCAAGGTTTCAAAAATGGCGATATTCTCACTTTCTTCCATCCCATTAGTAATGACCCTTGGAAACAGTATGCTGATTCCAGTATTGCCTTCGATTGAAAAAAAGCTGGATATATCCTCTTTTCAAGTTAGTATGATTATTACAGTCTATTCCGTTTTAGCGATCATATTAATTCCAGTGGCAGGATATCTATCTGATCGTATCGGTCGTAAACGAGTGATTATCCCCAGCCTAATAATCGCAGGTGTTGGCGGTGTAATTTCTGGTTTAGCTGCATGGCTGATGGATAACAGTTACTGGATTATCCTTATTGGACGGGCTCTTCAAGGTGTTGGAGCAGCTGGGGCCTTCCCAATAGTATTGCCACTAGTAGGTGATTTGTTTAAGGATGAAGAACAAGTTAGTAGTACTTTAGGAGTTATTGAAACAGCTAACACTTTTGGGAAAGTACTTAGTCCCATTCTTGGAGCTTTTTTGGCAGGATTTATTTGGTTCATCCCATTTATGTCTATTCCTGTCTTCTGTTTGGTTTCCATCGTTTTGATTTTGATCTTTGTAAAATCACCAAAAAGTAAAGAAAAACCTGCACCATTTAAGGAATTTATTCAGCATACAAAAGAAACAATGCATAAAGATAAAAAATGGCTCTATGCCATTTTCTTTATTGGGGTAATCGTTATGTTTGTATTATTTGCCGAAATGTTTTACCTATCAGATATTTTAGAAAAAAAATATCATATAAAAAATGTTAAAAAAGGGCTCTATCTTGCTATACCGCTTGGTGCTTTATGTCTTACTTCCTATATTACCGGGAAAAAAATTAAAAAAGACAAAAACTTAATGCGCTGGATTACTTTTATTGGATTGCTTGCAATCATTATTGGTACGATTGCACTCAACTTCTCGGACAATATGTGGTTTATCATTCTCTTTCTTACAGTGGCTGGCATTGGCATTGGTGCTAGTTTACCACCTCTTGATGCCCTTATTACGGAGGGAATTGAAAAAAAAGAAAGAGGAACCATCACAAGTATATATAGCAGTATGCGGTTTATCGGAGTCGCTGCAGGACCACCTATTATGGCAATTTTAATGAAGCATATCGACCATTTACAATTTTATTTACTAAGTGCAATCACATTAATCGCTGCGATCGCTGCCTTCTTTCGTTTAAAGTACGTGGATGGTCAAGAAGAAAAGAAAGAAAAGAAAATAAACCAATAG